A window from Malassezia restricta chromosome I, complete sequence encodes these proteins:
- a CDS encoding dehydrogenase codes for MTRFISWAVVSVAVLCVSQVSGFYNETRVFDRRQTTGNGWDLDNKSYDYVIVGGGTAGLVLANRLSADGSNSVAVIEAGNSGYDDNNKFIVPSAMLYDSGTNTQYDWQFKTTAQKHMNGRKAAWPRGKVLGGSSAINGLYYVRPSDAEMNAWADLAGGNAYDHWGWDSFFGFFKRSEKFQTPLKSVQDQAHIHYDDGSHGHHGPIHTTWPAITYGPVGAFIESANKAGVKMNKNGYDGKNQGVYLALSSLNKDNWQRSFSRNEYLDPIGDRKNLHVLTGHTVTQILFDRSDKNNVQATGVHYKAAANEYEHTLHANKEVILSAGSINSPQLLQLSGVGPSGLLQSLGIDVVVDLPGVGENLQDHVMAGMSFSVKNDKDVPPQKVTGNKKTDSYVNSAVSYVAFHNIFNDADAFRGKIQARVKAIPDELNVDDSVREGYRAVYDKIANDLFYSNVSPVEVLGNVMFGSISLQAALQHPLSRGNIRITSKNPFDYPRINPNYFREDIDLKILREAFKLIREITQQPPLKDHIASENWPGNGVQSNEQWEDWIRNAAGTEYHPSSTCAMLPRNKGGVVNPDLKVYGTRNLRVVDASVPPLALSCHLESVVYALAEAAAEIILNHN; via the coding sequence ATGACTCGCTTCATCTCATGGGCCGTGGTTTCAGTTGCCGTTCTCTGCGTCTCGCAAGTTTCTGGTTTCTATAATGAGACTAGGGTTTTTGACAGGCGCCAGACGACCGGCAATGGCTGGGACCTGGACAACAAGTCCTACGACTATGTAATCGTTGGTGGTGGCACGGCTGGTTTGGTTCTGGCAAACCGTCTCTCAGCTGATGGCTCCAACTCTGTTGCGGTGATCGAGGCTGGTAACTCGGGCTACGACGACAACAATAAATTTATTGTTCCATCTGCTATGCTTTACGACTCTGGAACGAACACTCAGTATGACTGGCAATTTAAGACGACTGCTCAAAAGCACATGAATGGCCGCAAGgctgcttggcctcgtGGCAAGGTGCTTGGCGGTAGCAGTGCCATTAATGGTCTCTATTATGTCCGTCCCAGCGACGCCGAAATGAACGCCTGGGCAGACCTCGCTGGTGGTAACGCCTATGACCACTGGGGTTGGGACAGCTTCTTCGGGTTCTTCAAGAGGAGCGAGAAGTTCCAGACCCCCTTGAAGAGTGTTCAGGACCAGGCCCACATCCACTACGACGATGGTTCTCACGGTCACCATGGTCCGATCCATACCACCTGGCCTGCTATTACATACGGTCCAGTTGGTGCCTTCATCGAATCTGCCAACAAAGCGGGTGTTAAGATGAACAAGAACGGTTATGATGGTAAGAACCAGGGTGTTTATTTGGCCCTTTCATCTTTGAACAAGGACAACTGGCAGCGTAGTTTCTCGCGTAATGAATACCTTGACCCTATCGGCGATCGCAAGAACCTGCATGTTCTCACTGGACACACTGTGACGCAAATTCTCTTCGACCGCTCCGACAAGAACAATGTCCAGGCCACCGGTGTTCACTACAAAGCTGCTGCAAACGAGTATGAACACACTCTTCACGCTAACAAGGAAGTCATTCTTAGTGCAGGTTCTATCAACAGTCCTCAGTTGCTTCAGCTCTCTGGTGTCGGCCCTTCGGGTCTTCTTCAAAGCCTTGGTATTGATGTCGTGGTTGACTTGCCTGGTGTGGGTGAAAACCTCCAAGACCACGTCATGGCTGGTATGTCCTTCAGTGTCAAGAATGATAAAGATGTGCCTCCTCAGAAGGTGACGGGCAACAAGAAGACGGACTCGTACGTGAACTCGGCTGTCTCGTACGTCGCTTTCCACAACATTTTCAACGATGCCGATGCGTTCCGTGGTAAGATCCAGGCTCGCGTGAAGGCAATTCCAGATGAGTTAAACGTGGATGACAGTGTTCGTGAGGGTTACAGGGCTGTTTACGATAAGATTGCCAATGACCTCTTCTATTCGAACGTTTCCCCCGTGGAAGTCTTGGGCAACGTGATGTTTGGCTCGATTAGCTTGCAAGCTGCTCTCCAGCACCCTCTGTCGCGCGGAAACATTCGCATCACTAGCAAGAACCCATTCGATTACCCGCGCATTAACCCGAACTACTTCAGGGAAGACATTGACCTGAAGATTCTGCGTGAGGCCTTCAAACTTATTCGTGAGATTACCCAGCAGCCCCCCCTTAAGGACCACATCGCGAGCGAGAACTGGCCGGGTAACGGCGTGCAATCGAACGAACAATGGGAGGACTGGATCCGCAATGCTGCTGGTACTGAGTACCACCCTAGTAGCACTTGTGCTATGCTTCCGCGCAACAAAGGCGGTGTAGTCAACCCTGACCTGAAGGTGTACGGTACCCGCAACTTGCGTGTTGTGGATGCCTCAGTGCCGCCGCTTGCTCTCTCTTGTCATTTGGAGTCGGTTGTTTATGCTCTCGCTGAGGCCGCCGCTGAAATTATCCTCAACCACAACTAA
- a CDS encoding golgi reassembly stacking protein yields MGANESRLNSDDLGPKQGYHVIRVAQKSPAQYAGFEPFFDFCVGINGQPLAGLGVNILNENISNAQPTKASWSMVEESEGRTIIINTWNSKHQEYRDVSIVPSRKWSENNSQSNAQPSLLGLTLRLCNPLETISHVWHVLEVIEGSPADSAGLVPYGDYIIGWTQGPLRSEHDFFQLIEQYINRNLSLYVYNSDYDHTREVVIVPNRDWGGEGILGCGMGYGLLHRIPQPRKLWDDVVPEDQNQAYLSKETPSLSHSDVSTAPVSSNVTQEPISNDYGVTLNMHEEEEE; encoded by the exons ATGGGTGCGAACGAGAGTCGCCTCAACTCAGACGATCTCG GTCCGAAACAAGGATACCATGTTATTCGTGTTGCACAGAAAAGTCCCGCCCAATATGCAGGCTT TGAGCCTTTCTTTGACTTTTGCGTAGGGATAAACGGACAGCCACTCGCCGGTTTGGGTGTCAATATCTTGAATGAGAATATTTCTAATGCGCAGCCAACAAAGGCGTCTTGGTCCATGGTGGAAGAGAGCGAAGGCCGAACTATCATCATCAATACGTGGAACTCCAAACATCAAGAATATCGAG ACGTGAGCATTGTTCCATCGAGGAAATGGTCTGAAAATAATTCTCAAAGTAATGCACAACCATCGCTACTCGGTCTCACGCTTCGCCTCTGTAATCCACTCGAGACTATCAGTCATGTTTGGCATGTTCTCGAAGTGATAGAAGGGTCACCTGCTGATTCTGCTGGGCTTGTTCCTTACGGTGACTACATCATTGGCTGGACGCAAGGTCCTCTTCGCAGTGAACATGACTTTTTTCAACTTATTGAGCAGTATATTAACCGTAATCTTTCGCTTTACGTCTACAACAGCGATTATGACCACACTCGCGAAGTTGTCATTGTGCCAAACCGTGACTGGGGTGGCGAAGGAATATTGGGGTGCGGTATGGGCTATGGTCTTTTGCACCGAATCCCGCAGCCTCGTAAGCTATGGGACGATGTGGTGCCCGAAGATCAGAATCAAGCGTATTTGAGTAAAGAAACACCATCGTTATCTCATTCCGATGTGTCTACAGCTCCTGTCAGCTCTAATGTAACCCAAGAGCCCATTTCGAATGATTATGGCGTTACTCTCAACATGcacgaggaagaggaggaatGA
- a CDS encoding glycoside hydrolase family 5 protein, with product MAKIFRKFNEMLHQGGYDQAHVKVVPWDHPVGNRVKYLFRKQRGVNLGSWFALESWLTGSLFKNAKEPSSCDIDLVKGMKPDDAKALLEDHWDNFINDGDWSWMKAHGINSVRIPILYPHFLAGNPKHKKLLKGTEYGPYDFVYEGAWKRIVKAIEKARSLNIGVLIDVHGVPGGQNGDSHCGKSDGNAGFWHGSHASSNRKVTIKILVALAEAISCFENVIGLELMNEPQNHNALESFYAEAIKSIRCSSKPDAASMPLYVGDAWDTNHYTHYVGKHTSCDNPLVVDHHLYRCFTPNDHKTTAAAHANHLDVEHHGKTAVWLEHMANNAKNSIIIGEWSGALNPGSFQGCNGKLEARKQWSLAQWRAFEKLTAGYYYWTLKKEGGPDPGWCLYTAIEKGSMPPSLNPLDDTHVDLNLLKIEGEKCREQGYMKHVKYWDNKGGHFDHEQYNAGFKVGWFDALDFLADGAEIGLPFQLVQYRIKSYRKDHDHKFIWEFEHGYTQALNAFRRVLYA from the exons ATGGCCAAG ATTTTTCGGAAATTCAATGAAATGCTTCATCAAGGTGGCTATGATCAAGCTCATGTGAAAGTCGTTCCGTGGGATCATCCCGTTGGTAACCGTGTCAAGTATCTATTTCGCAAGCAACGTGGTGTAAACCTTGGATCCTGGTTCGCTCTCGAGAGCTGGCTCACGGGAAGCTTATTTAAAAATGCTAAGGAGCCTAGTAGCTGTGATATTGATCTTGTGAAAGGCATGAAGCCAGACGATGCCAAAGCACTGCTTGAAGATCATTGGGACAACTTCATCAATGACGGAGATTGGTCATGGATGAAGGCTCATGGCATCAATTCTGTCCGCATCCCTATTTTATATCCGCATTTTCTTGCAGGAAACCCGAAGCACAAAAAATTGCTTAAAGGTACTGAGTATGGTCCATATGACTTTGTATATGAAGGCGCGTGGAAACGCATTGTTAAAGCAATCGAGAAAGCTAGATCTCTCAATATCGGTGTACTCATTGATGTGCATGGTGTTCCTGGCGGTCAAAATGGTGATAGCCACTGCGGTAAAAGTGATGGAAATGCCGGGTTCTGGCATGGATCGCATGCCTCATCTAACAGAAAGGTGACAATCAAAATTCTCGTGGCTCTGGCTGAGGCTATTTCTTGCTTTGAGAATGTAATTGGACTTGAGCTTATGAACGAGCCACAAAATCACAATGCACTCGAGAGCTTCTATGCGGAAGCGATCAAAAGTATTCGATGTTCTTCAAAACCCGATGCTGCCAGCATGCCCCTCTATGTCGGTGATGCCTGGGATACTAATCACTACACACATTACGTGGGAAAGCATACTAGCTGTGATAATCCACTTGTGGTGGATCACCACTTATACCGCTGCTTTACACCGAATGATCATAAGacaacagcagcagctcatgcgAATCATTTGGACGTTGAGCATCACGGCAAAACTGCAGTTTGGCTCGAGCATATGGCGAATAACGCCAAAAACTCCATCATTATTGGTGAATGGAGTGGCGCTCTGAACCCTGGGTCATTTCAAGGCTGCAATGGCAAGCTTGAGGCTCGTAAGCAATGGTCTTTAGCTCAATGGCGAGCCTTTGAAAAGCTTACGGCTGGATATTATTATTGGACGCTAAAAAAAGAGGGGGGGCCTGACCCAGGCTGGTGTCTTTACACGGCCATTGAAAAGGGTTCTATGCCACCTTCCCTGAACCCCTTGGATGACACGCATGTTGACCTTAATTTATTGAAAATTGAAGGAGAGAAGTGCAGAGAGCAGGGCTACATGAAGCATGTGAAATACTGGGACAATAAGGGAGGCCATTTTGATCATGAGCAATATAACGCTGGGTTTAAAGTTGGTTGGTTCGATGCTTTGGACTTTCTTGCTGATGGTGCTGAAATCGGATTGCCTTTTCAGTTGGTCCAATATCGTATCAAATCTTATCGTAAGGATCATGATCATAAGTTTATTTGGGAGTTCGAGCATGGTTATACGCAAGCCCTGAACGCATTCCGTAGAGTTCTGTACGCCTAA
- a CDS encoding Bsp1 protein: MLVRKVCWQSIPYTKHRVCSLGFFHSSFIIRSRIQSGMPIPDFKSWKVLQLKQECKRLGLVTSRTKQGLIELLREYYEKESINENKAAKIDPNVIVISDSEIDEHSTSFEVVESKSTSPPVEKGRLSNAFKSLSLSDNDTVSTSRSRSASSCSNISESELPTNDHASTYGPQPNFMDQPMCDAIFADEQLFKRILMLEPISLDEMLGVAHRSKVLTSASATRNRAELRTWLDCQGICFYEAELST; encoded by the coding sequence ATGCTCGTGCGAAAAGTGTGTTGGCAAAGCATACCGTATACGAAGCACAGGGTCTGTAGTCTTGGATTTTTTCATTCTAGCTTTATTATTCGATCAAGAATTCAATCAGGGATGCCTATTCCTGACTTCAAATCTTGGAAAGTACTGCAACTCAAGCAGGAGTGCAAACGTTTGGGCCTGGTCACTTCGCGTACCAAACAAGGACTAATCGAACTACTTCGTGAATATTATGAAAAAGAAAGCATCAACGAGAACAAGGCAGCCAAAATCGATCCAAATGTCATTGTCATCTCTGATTCAGAAATAGACGAGCATTCAACAAGCTTTGAGGTGGTTGAGAGCAAGAGCACGAGTCCTCCCGTCGAAAAAGGAAGATTGAGTAATGCTTTTAAAAGCTTGAGCCTTAGTGATAACGACACTGTTTCGACATCAAGATCTAGGTCAgcatcgagctgctcaaatATATCTGAAAGTGAACTGCCGACAAACGATCATGCCAGCACATACGGCCCACAACCTAATTTTATGGATCAACCGATGTGTGACGCTATTTTTGCGGATGAGCAGCTTTTTAAGCGAATTTTGATGCTAGAGCCCATCAGCTTAGATGAAATGCTGGgtgtcgcgcatcgctcaAAAGTATTAACATCAGCATCAGCGACGCGAAATAGAGCTGAACTGCGAACATGGCTCGATTGTCAAGGCATCTGCTTCTACGAAGCGGAACTTTCAACTTGA
- a CDS encoding 4-coumarate-coA ligase yields the protein MTMIFKSVYRPLELPLHETVPSFVLRFTSDENDNKKILIPSVNTNRRRASALSLAQVRESAYGFGTALMSKDVVNRPWKKGEVMAFYSENQHDYLVAALGVMLAGGVPSLLSPMYKPEELNHAFELTHPRAILASVHTYEGAKNAAAKFSQTGAGNVDVYVFDEEHERSMYTHLIDPGKKLRASGDMSLETVRINPTTDEAFYCFSSGTSGLPKAVRLSHSNMVTNTIQMTVTLGGRVNKPVYDPSEWYNQPDAPVHDGENEVHYSLLPQFHCYGMITALINLHTITPGVIEAKFTPESFFRAVQDFKVTFTFVVPPILIALVRSPLADKYDLSTIKSFASGAAYLSKELCQMVNKRYGISITDGYGMTETSPIVSLQTQNDLSLNKLNVGRLVSNTEAQIIDMNTNKLLGPNEIGEIWIRGPQVMLGYLKNDEANAKTFIPHANDKDRFLRSGDIASIDENGYITLHDRVKDIIKYNGYQVAASEIEKVINTLPFVLESAVVAKVIKDDVSNNELPWACIVARPDSSHTAGNARDSEVLDYVNERVSGYKKLRGVCWMESLPRTASGKVLKRELRKFVAGEQ from the coding sequence ATGACTATGATATTCAAGTCGGTGTACAGGCCATTGGAATTACCTTTACATGAGACCGTTCCATCTTTTGTTCTTCGGTTTACATCTGATGAGAATGACAATAAGAAAATTCTGATTCCCTCTGTGAATACAAACCGCAGAAGAGCATCAGCACTTAGCTTGGCGCAGGTGCGAGAAAGCGCTTATGGCTTTGGTACTGCTTTAATGTCTAAAGATGTTGTTAACAGGCCTTGGAAAAAGGGTGAAGTCATGGCTTTCTACAGCGAAAACCAGCACGATTACTTAGTGGCTGCGCTTGGTGTAATGCTGGCGGGTGGCGTTCCATCTCTGCTGAGTCCTATGTACAAACCAGAAGAGCTAAATCACGCCTTTGAGCTAACACATCCTCGGGCAATACTTGCCTCTGTTCATACCTACGAGGGTGCCAAGAATGCAGCTGCAAAATTTAGTCAAACTGGTGCAGGAAACGTTGATGTATACGTATTCGATGAAGAGCACGAACGAAGCATGTATACTCATCTCATCGACCCTGGGAAAAAGCTGCGTGCTTCAGGTGACATGTCTCTTGAAACTGTGCGAATCAATCCAACAACAGATGAAGCCTTTTATTGTTTTAGCTCCGGTACTTCTGGTTTGCCAAAGGCAGTGCGCCTTTCGCACTCAAACATGGTCACCAACACCATTCAGATGACAGTCACTTTGGGGGGACGTGTGAACAAGCCTGTGTATGATCCTAGTGAATGGTACAATCAGCCTGACGCCCCTGTCCACGATGGTGAAAACGAAGTACATTACTCTCTGCTGCCACAATTTCATTGTTACGGGATGATTACAGCGCTTATCAACCTGCACACGATCACGCCTGGCGTCATTGAAGCTAAATTCACTCCTGAAAGCTTTTTCCGCGCCGTGCAAGACTTCAAAGTCACTTTCACTTTTGTCGTGCCGCCAATTCTCATTGCTTTAGTCCGCTCGCCTCTCGCCGATAAATATGACCTTTCAACAATAAAGTCTTTTGCCTCAGGTGCTGCGTACTTATCGAAGGAACTGTGTCAAATGGTGAATAAGCGCTATGGAATTAGTATTACAGACGGATATGGTATGACAGAAACATCACCCATTGTCTCACTTCAAACACAAAATGACTTGAGTCTAAACAAACTCAACGTGGGACGACTTGTTTCCAACACAGAAGCTCAAATTATTGATATGAACACGAATAAGCTTCTTGGGCCGAATGAGATAGGCGAAATTTGGATTCGTGGACCACAGGTCATGCTTGGATACTTGAAGAATGATGAGGCTAATGCAAAAACCTTTATTCCTCACGCTAATGATAAAGACAGGTTTCTCAGATCGGGTGACATCGCTTCAATTGATGAGAATGGCTATATCACACTGCATGACCGAGTAAAAGACATTATTAAATATAATGGGTACCAGGTCGCTGCCTCAGAGATTGAGAAAGTAATCAACACACTGCCATTTGTCCTAGAATCGGCTGTGGTGGCCAAGGTGATCAAGGATGATGTGTCGAACAATGAATTACCCTGGGCCTGTATTGTAGCAAGACCGGATTCGTCGCACACTGCGGGCAATGCTCGTGACAGTGAGGTTCTTGACTACGTCAACGAGCGTGTCTCTGGCTATAAAAAGCTTCGAGGTGTCTGCTGGATGGAGAGCCTTCCACGAACGGCGTCTGGAAAGGTATTAAAGAGGGAGTTGCGCAAATTTGTAGCCGGAGAACAGTAA
- a CDS encoding pyridoxamine 5'-phosphate oxidase: MWKSRLKNALATHANDWSIGMYAFATMHKHKMQSELEPRVRYVIHRGFVNETNDPESECLIFTTDVRSGKASDIAMRPSAPVEIAWYISQERIQFRIRGSAHVLSAPTHEWRLGFPAAQLEQRGTRLDWDQERERIWRTLSPKMRGSFFGPTPGKPLTSSEIQPPVESVENIPESFALVIIEPHHVDMLDLKSAQRTLYERHTSGVWESQLVAP, from the exons ATGTGGAAATCACGTTTGAAAAATGCGCTGGCAACGCATGCTAATGACTGGAGTATAG GCATGTATGCATTTGCAACGATGCACAAACATAAGATGCAGTCAGAGCTTGAACCCCGCGTACGTTACGTCATACATCGAGGTTTTGTGAATGAGACAAATGATCCCGAGAGCGAGTGTCTCATTTTCACTACCGACGTACGATCGGGTAAAGCGTCAGATATTGCAATGCGTCCATCTGCACCTGTTGAAATTGCATGGTACATTTCTCAAGAGCGCATCCAA TTTCGCATTCGTGGCTCGGCCCATGTGTTGTCTGCTCCAACGCACGAATGGCGACTTGGCTTCCCGGCTGCACAACTAGAGCAACGTGGCACTCGCCTCGACTGGGACCAAGAGCGTGAAAGAATCTGGCGCACGTTGAGTCCAAAGATGCGGGGCAGCTTTTTCGGGCCGACGCCAGGCAAGCCATTGACGTCGTCGGAAATACAACCTCCTGTGGAATCTGTTGAGAATATTCCAGAGTC ATTCGCGTTGGTGATTATTGAGCCTCATCATGTGGACATGCTAGATTTGAAGAGTGCACAACGCACATTGTATGAGCGACACACATCAGGCGTATGGGAAAGTCAGCTAGTTGCACCCTAA
- a CDS encoding enhancer of yellow 2 transcription factor, which produces MSDEGGESCEELLNLLHQRMISTGEWSSTLSQMLRMLEESGWETQLREQAEKEARAQNSIQVGALVDKLGGYAHDTFPRTVRATISAKIRDYLDRNLEDA; this is translated from the exons ATGTCCGACGAAGGTGGCGAAAGCTGTGAAGAACTTCTCAATTTGCTTCATCAACGAATGATATCTACCGGTGAATGGTCTTCAACATTGTCTCAAATGCTTCGAATGCTTGAAGAGAGCGGCTGGGAAACACAACTGCGGGAACAGGCTGAAA AAGAAGCACGCGCGCAAAATTCGATTCAAGTTGGAGCTTTGGTCGATAAATTAGGAGGCTACGCTCATG ACACCTTTCCGCGGACTGTGCGTGCGACTATATCAGCAAAAATTCGAGACTACTTGGACCGAAACCTGGAAGATGCATAA